A region from the Terriglobia bacterium genome encodes:
- a CDS encoding response regulator transcription factor encodes MSSANILVVDDEPQIRRVMRTTLASQGYTIKEARSGEEALEMLGSEQPDLVLLDVNMPGMGGLAACREIRERSDVPIIILTVRNAEKDKVQALDAGADDYVVKPFGIEELLARIRAALRRSSAAEPLAPVDTPDLHIDFESRKVLVQGRPVRLTPKEFGLLRQLVANPGKPIAHRSLLQAVWGPDYGEETEYLRVFINQLRKKIEPDPHHPRYICTEPWVGYRFELPRASSAKTRR; translated from the coding sequence ATGAGTTCCGCGAATATTCTGGTGGTTGACGACGAGCCTCAGATTCGGCGTGTGATGCGCACCACTTTGGCGAGCCAGGGTTACACGATCAAGGAAGCGCGCAGCGGCGAAGAAGCCCTGGAAATGCTCGGAAGCGAGCAGCCCGATCTGGTTCTTCTGGACGTGAACATGCCAGGAATGGGCGGGCTGGCGGCCTGCCGGGAAATTCGAGAACGTTCCGACGTCCCCATCATCATTCTTACGGTCCGGAATGCGGAAAAAGACAAGGTGCAGGCGCTCGACGCAGGAGCGGACGACTATGTAGTGAAGCCCTTCGGGATCGAGGAGCTTCTTGCCCGCATCCGCGCCGCTCTCCGCCGGTCATCTGCCGCGGAGCCCCTGGCTCCCGTGGATACGCCCGATCTCCACATTGATTTTGAGAGCCGCAAAGTCCTTGTCCAAGGGCGGCCGGTTCGATTGACTCCCAAGGAATTTGGCTTGCTTAGACAACTCGTCGCCAATCCAGGCAAGCCCATTGCGCACCGCAGTCTGTTGCAGGCGGTCTGGGGACCGGACTACGGAGAGGAAACAGAATACCTTCGGGTGTTCATCAATCAGCTTCGCAAAAAAATCGAGCCTGATCCGCACCACCCTCGCTATATTTGCACCGAGCCCTGGGTCGGCTACCGCTTTGAATTGCCCCGGGCCAGCTCCGCAAAAACTCGCCGTTGA